Proteins co-encoded in one Planctomycetaceae bacterium genomic window:
- the crcB gene encoding fluoride efflux transporter CrcB, producing MPAESTGIPGPRIIFHKQPAEPVELMNHLAIPFAVGLGGCVGAVSRFYISEWVSRSVSQGLAFVGTLCVNLLGCFIIGVLVAAAAAKARWMTPLMERCLLTGVLGSLTTFSTFSLESVNLVRTDRAGAAVLYAGVSVVAGLTLVWLGMRIGQHLFAADG from the coding sequence ATGCCAGCCGAATCCACGGGGATCCCGGGACCCCGAATCATCTTTCACAAACAACCGGCCGAACCAGTGGAGCTGATGAATCACCTTGCCATTCCTTTCGCGGTCGGACTCGGCGGATGTGTCGGAGCCGTCAGCCGATTCTACATCTCCGAATGGGTCAGCCGATCCGTTTCGCAGGGCCTGGCGTTTGTCGGCACGCTGTGCGTGAACCTGCTTGGCTGCTTCATCATAGGTGTTCTGGTAGCCGCCGCCGCTGCCAAAGCCAGGTGGATGACGCCTCTGATGGAACGCTGTCTGCTGACGGGCGTGCTGGGATCGCTGACGACGTTTTCCACGTTTTCACTGGAATCCGTCAACCTGGTGCGCACCGACCGCGCCGGCGCGGCAGTTTTGTACGCCGGAGTCAGTGTCGTCGCCGGTCTGACTCTGGTCTGGCTGGGAATGAGGATCGGTCAGCATCTCTTTGCGGCCGACGGCTGA
- a CDS encoding SGNH/GDSL hydrolase family protein, whose protein sequence is MQIFDKIGSLLCAAVVLIVSTGLLPTPARAEDAAAPPAIPAKIDLQDGDTLVFLGDSITHQLLYTQYVEDFLYTRFPDRRINFHNAGIGGAQAWDALQRIHRDVLDYKPRYVTILLGMNDGRYQPFNPEIFQTYHDDMTQLIMEIRDGGAIPILMSPTMFDARASSKGNRPRGAAMLEQYNSVLAYYGRWLQDQAIEGGMSYVDMFSMLNDLTLEQRETDAAFTMIRDGVHPDPPGQLVMAFAMIEDLGLRSQLSNIRIVPKTGGDGLNATAKGGSISNLKRTNDGLEFDWTADSLPWVVPPEAQSGADMLKLGTRASREALEIHGLDRGKYELSIDGTVVGAWRNIALEHHIELQQNDRTPQYQQAMQVVMRNRDRNTGPLKRLRDTWGTFQGWARMQRQLAANPDNADVVRDLTPKIEAAGKRLESLEATIKETEAEARKIENEIYELNQPKTRHYIVKRTQP, encoded by the coding sequence ATGCAGATCTTCGACAAAATCGGTTCGCTCCTTTGCGCCGCGGTGGTGCTGATCGTCAGCACCGGGTTGCTGCCGACGCCTGCCCGTGCCGAAGACGCCGCCGCGCCTCCGGCGATCCCCGCAAAAATCGACCTTCAGGACGGTGACACGCTGGTGTTTCTGGGAGACAGCATTACTCACCAGTTGCTTTACACGCAGTACGTCGAAGACTTTCTCTACACGCGTTTTCCCGATCGCCGCATCAACTTTCATAACGCCGGCATCGGCGGTGCTCAGGCCTGGGACGCGCTGCAGCGCATTCATCGCGACGTGCTGGATTACAAGCCGCGCTACGTGACAATTCTGCTGGGGATGAACGACGGTCGCTATCAGCCGTTCAATCCCGAAATCTTTCAGACGTACCATGATGACATGACGCAACTCATCATGGAGATTCGCGACGGCGGAGCGATCCCGATTCTGATGTCGCCGACGATGTTTGATGCGCGAGCGTCCTCGAAGGGCAACCGGCCTCGTGGCGCGGCGATGCTGGAACAGTACAACAGCGTGCTGGCGTACTATGGTCGGTGGCTGCAGGATCAGGCGATTGAAGGCGGCATGTCCTACGTCGATATGTTCAGCATGCTGAACGACCTGACTCTGGAACAGCGTGAAACCGACGCGGCGTTCACGATGATTCGCGACGGCGTCCATCCCGATCCGCCGGGGCAGCTCGTCATGGCGTTCGCAATGATTGAGGATCTCGGGCTGAGATCGCAGTTGTCAAATATCCGCATCGTGCCCAAGACCGGAGGCGACGGCCTGAACGCCACCGCGAAGGGCGGCAGCATCAGCAACCTGAAACGCACGAACGACGGACTGGAATTCGACTGGACTGCCGACAGCCTGCCGTGGGTCGTGCCGCCGGAAGCTCAATCCGGCGCGGACATGCTGAAGCTGGGTACCAGGGCCAGCCGTGAGGCTTTGGAAATACACGGTCTTGATCGCGGGAAGTACGAACTGTCCATCGATGGCACTGTCGTCGGCGCATGGCGCAACATTGCTCTCGAACACCACATCGAATTGCAGCAAAACGACCGGACTCCGCAGTATCAGCAGGCCATGCAGGTCGTGATGCGGAACAGGGATCGAAACACCGGCCCGCTGAAACGACTGCGTGACACCTGGGGCACGTTCCAGGGCTGGGCCAGAATGCAGCGGCAACTGGCAGCGAATCCCGACAACGCCGACGTCGTCAGGGACCTGACACCGAAGATCGAAGCCGCCGGCAAACGCCTGGAATCGCTGGAAGCCACCATCAAGGAAACGGAAGCCGAAGCCCGGAAGATCGAAAACGAAATCTACGAGCTGAATCAGCCTAAGACTCGGCACTACATCGTGAAACGCACGCAGCCATAG
- a CDS encoding RidA family protein, with protein sequence MSIEARIQELGLTLPAAPAAAGTYSPVVIVGGLAYVSGQGPVGTDGKLLTGRVGADLSEAEGIAAARTVGLTMLATIKAQLGSLDRVKRIIKVLGMVNSTADFRNHPKVINGFSDLMVEIWGENGRAARSAVGMGSLPGNIPVEIEAILELAE encoded by the coding sequence ATGAGTATCGAAGCACGCATTCAGGAACTCGGTTTGACACTGCCCGCGGCTCCGGCGGCGGCCGGCACTTATAGTCCGGTGGTAATCGTCGGCGGACTGGCATACGTCTCCGGTCAGGGGCCCGTCGGGACGGATGGAAAACTTCTGACAGGTCGAGTCGGCGCGGACCTGAGCGAAGCTGAAGGAATCGCAGCCGCTCGAACGGTCGGGCTGACGATGCTCGCCACGATCAAAGCGCAACTTGGCAGTCTTGACCGCGTCAAACGCATCATCAAAGTGCTGGGAATGGTCAACAGCACAGCCGATTTCCGGAATCACCCGAAGGTCATCAACGGGTTCAGTGATCTGATGGTCGAAATCTGGGGCGAAAACGGTCGTGCGGCGCGCAGCGCTGTCGGGATGGGTTCGCTGCCGGGAAACATTCCCGTTGAGATCGAAGCGATTCTGGAACTGGCGGAATAG
- a CDS encoding pitrilysin family protein — protein MKLLPTLCLLFSGTLFHSFATADESMPEVVRSVEGITEYRLDNGLRILLFPDESLPKVTVNLTVFVGSRHEGYGEAGMAHLLEHMVFKGTPDHPEVPKVLNERGADFNGTTWLDRTNYYETLPASDDNLEFAIRLEADRMVNSFIRGEDLASEMTVVRNEFERGENNPLRIMMQRMMGAAYEWHNYGKSTIGNRADIERVPVANLKRFYQRFYQPDNAMLIVAGKFDSQQALELAQKYFGVIPRPDRELDRTYTEEPAQDGDRLVILRRVGDVPMAGLTYHIPAGAHPEFAAVDVLATVLSSEPAGRLYEELVKKRQAASVFGFTFALHDPGVVLFMAQAAQGIGASDLLQAMIDVVERIPDKPITDEEVDRAKQELLKQWELNLANSRDVAIALSDWAAQGDWRLFFIYRDRLEAVTAEDVNRAAAKYLSSTNRTAGLFEPTEAPARSEIPQTPNLTEMIGEYEGREQIAAGEAFDASPMGIEERLVRDVIDGDIKVTLLPKKTRGEVVNVRLSLRYGNLRALTGKATAARMLPSLLDRGTENMTHQQIRQELDRYRAELGISGEPGRITVELTTKRGNLRPVLNLVGEILRKPSLPNEELELLRESRLASAEQRLTSPNAIASNTVQQKLSRYERDDPRYVTSLEEDVELLKQVTIDDVRDVYQTLLEANNGELTIVGDFDPEDTVPVIDDFLADWRSATPYERISRQSFEVDGSLQKINTPDKAQAMYFAAMTMPMSDSHPDYPALLLGNHILGGGSLSSRLGDRVRQDEGLSYGVGSSLQASPIDERTIFYVYAIVNPENADRLHEVISKELEKLLKDGVTEDELKTKKASLLQDRQLDRTKDDLLTQTLATYALTDRTMRYAAAFEQTLSELTVDDVNAALRKHIDPKRLVIVMAGDFEKSSQGQ, from the coding sequence ATGAAACTTCTGCCCACGCTGTGCCTGCTGTTTTCCGGCACTCTGTTCCATTCTTTTGCCACCGCGGATGAATCCATGCCCGAAGTTGTGCGATCCGTTGAAGGGATCACGGAATACAGACTCGACAACGGACTGCGAATCCTGCTGTTCCCCGATGAGTCGCTGCCGAAGGTCACGGTGAACCTGACGGTATTTGTCGGTTCTCGGCACGAAGGTTATGGCGAAGCCGGAATGGCGCATCTGCTGGAACACATGGTCTTCAAGGGAACTCCCGATCATCCGGAGGTTCCGAAAGTCCTGAATGAACGCGGTGCTGACTTCAACGGAACGACATGGCTCGACCGGACCAACTACTACGAAACTCTGCCCGCCAGCGATGACAATCTGGAGTTCGCTATCCGCCTGGAAGCGGATCGCATGGTCAACAGCTTTATTCGGGGCGAAGACCTGGCATCCGAAATGACCGTTGTGCGCAATGAGTTCGAACGCGGTGAGAACAACCCACTGCGGATCATGATGCAGCGGATGATGGGGGCCGCCTATGAATGGCACAACTACGGCAAGTCCACGATCGGTAATCGAGCCGACATCGAGCGTGTTCCCGTGGCGAACCTGAAACGCTTTTACCAGCGGTTCTATCAGCCGGACAACGCCATGCTGATCGTCGCGGGAAAGTTTGATTCGCAGCAGGCTCTGGAACTGGCGCAGAAGTACTTTGGCGTGATTCCCCGGCCGGATCGCGAACTGGACCGCACGTATACCGAAGAGCCGGCGCAGGACGGAGACCGGCTGGTCATTCTGCGGCGAGTCGGCGATGTTCCGATGGCGGGACTGACCTATCACATTCCCGCGGGAGCACACCCGGAGTTTGCGGCCGTCGATGTGCTGGCGACGGTGCTGTCCAGTGAACCGGCCGGTCGGCTTTACGAAGAACTGGTCAAGAAGCGGCAGGCGGCCAGCGTGTTTGGTTTCACGTTCGCGCTGCATGATCCGGGAGTCGTATTGTTTATGGCACAGGCGGCTCAGGGGATCGGCGCTTCCGATCTGCTGCAGGCGATGATCGACGTCGTCGAACGTATTCCGGACAAGCCAATCACGGACGAAGAAGTTGATCGCGCGAAACAGGAACTGCTGAAACAGTGGGAACTGAACCTGGCCAATTCCCGCGACGTCGCGATCGCACTCAGCGACTGGGCGGCTCAGGGTGACTGGCGCCTGTTCTTCATTTATCGCGACCGGCTGGAAGCGGTTACCGCCGAGGACGTCAACCGTGCGGCGGCAAAATACCTGTCATCCACAAACCGCACGGCCGGATTGTTCGAACCGACGGAAGCTCCCGCGCGAAGTGAGATTCCGCAAACGCCCAACCTGACAGAAATGATTGGCGAATACGAAGGCCGCGAACAAATTGCCGCCGGCGAAGCGTTCGATGCGTCGCCCATGGGAATCGAAGAAAGACTGGTCCGCGACGTGATCGACGGCGACATCAAAGTCACGCTGCTTCCGAAAAAGACGCGCGGCGAAGTGGTCAACGTACGGCTGTCGCTGCGTTACGGCAATCTGCGAGCCCTGACCGGCAAGGCTACCGCGGCGCGCATGCTGCCGTCGCTGCTGGATCGCGGTACGGAAAACATGACTCACCAGCAGATCCGCCAGGAACTGGACCGCTATCGCGCCGAGCTGGGTATCTCCGGCGAACCGGGCCGCATTACCGTCGAGCTGACAACAAAACGCGGCAACCTGCGCCCGGTCCTGAACCTTGTCGGCGAAATCCTGCGCAAGCCTTCGCTGCCGAATGAGGAACTGGAACTGCTGCGTGAATCCCGGCTGGCGTCCGCCGAACAGCGGCTGACCAGTCCCAACGCCATCGCTTCGAACACCGTTCAGCAGAAACTGTCCCGCTACGAACGAGACGACCCGCGATACGTCACCAGTCTGGAAGAAGACGTGGAACTGCTGAAGCAGGTCACGATCGACGACGTGCGCGACGTCTACCAGACATTGCTGGAGGCGAACAACGGGGAATTGACAATCGTGGGGGACTTCGACCCGGAAGACACGGTTCCGGTGATCGACGATTTCCTTGCCGACTGGAGATCCGCGACTCCGTATGAACGGATTTCGCGTCAGTCGTTCGAGGTCGACGGGTCACTGCAGAAGATCAACACACCTGACAAAGCGCAGGCGATGTACTTCGCGGCGATGACGATGCCGATGAGCGACAGTCATCCCGACTACCCCGCTCTGCTGCTGGGCAACCACATTCTGGGCGGCGGGTCGCTGTCTTCGCGCCTGGGAGATCGCGTTCGGCAGGACGAAGGTCTGTCGTACGGCGTCGGGTCATCACTGCAGGCGTCTCCCATCGACGAACGCACGATCTTCTATGTTTATGCCATCGTGAATCCCGAAAACGCCGATCGGCTGCACGAAGTGATCTCTAAGGAACTTGAAAAGCTGCTGAAAGACGGCGTCACCGAAGACGAACTAAAGACCAAGAAGGCGTCCCTGCTGCAGGACCGTCAACTGGACCGCACCAAAGACGATCTGCTGACCCAGACGCTGGCCACTTACGCTCTGACCGATCGAACGATGCGATATGCCGCAGCCTTCGAGCAGACACTGAGCGAACTGACTGTCGACGATGTCAATGCCGCACTCAGGAAGCACATCGATCCGAAGCGACTCGTCATCGTCATGGCCGGCGACTTCGAAAAGTCTTCGCAGGGGCAGTAG
- a CDS encoding 2-hydroxyacid dehydrogenase, with protein MRAPVVVIPADHPPMVGRSKYLDRLREFADVRLFSDRPDDDSEMLRRLRDADVLLNSRSAVRVSGRLLGELPKLKMIAVCGIGYDSIDIDAATRHGIVVSNIPGRTATVVAEHAFGLMLAVSRRMAAMTERLRRGEWSGDLGISLIGKQLGVVGTGNIGCEMIRLGRAFGMTAAAWSFHPDAAKSQRLGFRFLEFDELLSTSDVVSLHVRLSDQTRGLIGAAELRKMKATGILINTARGPIVDTAALASALRRGELFGAGVDVYDAEPIAADHPLLSCDNVVLTPHSADQTPEGLDLLTLGCVENIRAWRSGSPTNVVNRF; from the coding sequence ATGCGTGCGCCCGTCGTCGTCATTCCAGCCGATCATCCACCGATGGTGGGTCGTTCGAAGTACCTGGACCGGCTTCGCGAATTCGCCGACGTCCGGCTGTTTTCGGACAGGCCGGATGACGATTCCGAGATGCTGCGGCGGCTGCGGGATGCGGACGTGCTGTTGAATTCCCGCAGCGCCGTCAGGGTGTCCGGCCGTCTGCTTGGTGAACTTCCGAAGCTGAAGATGATTGCCGTCTGCGGCATCGGGTACGATTCGATCGACATCGACGCGGCGACGCGGCACGGGATTGTCGTCAGCAACATTCCCGGACGCACGGCGACCGTTGTGGCGGAACATGCGTTCGGGCTGATGCTGGCGGTATCGCGACGAATGGCGGCCATGACTGAACGGCTCCGGCGCGGTGAATGGTCGGGCGACCTGGGGATTTCGCTGATCGGAAAGCAGCTCGGTGTCGTCGGCACCGGCAACATCGGCTGCGAAATGATTCGTCTGGGCCGGGCCTTCGGAATGACGGCGGCTGCCTGGTCGTTTCATCCGGATGCCGCCAAATCGCAGCGGCTCGGCTTTCGCTTCCTGGAATTCGATGAGCTGCTGTCGACGTCGGATGTTGTCAGTCTGCATGTGCGGCTGAGCGACCAGACTCGCGGCCTGATCGGTGCCGCTGAACTTCGAAAGATGAAAGCGACCGGAATTCTGATCAATACCGCTCGCGGACCGATTGTGGACACCGCAGCGCTGGCATCCGCACTGCGGCGCGGTGAGCTGTTCGGGGCGGGCGTCGATGTTTACGACGCCGAACCGATCGCCGCGGACCACCCGCTGCTGTCATGCGACAATGTCGTCCTGACTCCTCACAGCGCCGACCAGACTCCGGAAGGTCTGGATCTGCTGACGCTGGGCTGCGTCGAAAACATCCGAGCCTGGCGCAGCGGGTCGCCGACAAACGTCGTCAATCGATTTTAG
- a CDS encoding MATE family efflux transporter, protein MTESSSDPHHAAGSFRELLAVSLPLIISAGSLSVMSAVDRIMLAGYSVDALAAVTPASMLHWTVICVPMGMILYANTFIAQFDGAGRPGRVAASVWQAVWLAIISGLLLTLLTPFTHDVLSLTGHAASVVREESSYFNVLCLGSLGLLTSEALGTFYSGRRRTNVVMAVNVLGVVINFALDYVFIYGVGPFPQLGIRGAALATVLARVSGIVAYLILIRRENQRAKFPFPETWKPDSGLLRKFLRFGLPSGLHYFVDNSGFTAFLLIVGTLNADALAATNLAFSVNGLIFVPLLGFGTAVQTLVGHHIGAGLQPAAIRTTWNAVRMALVWTGGAGVLLILCPEMSLKPFQLFARDSSPETESLKQILPTAVLLLQFVAVYSVFDALAVVFSSALRGAGDTLFPMLLTMFSSWLVMTIPALLVVQSESASITKLWLCCTAHITTMGSAMLLRFLSGRWKHIQLIDTAQELP, encoded by the coding sequence GTGACCGAATCTTCTTCCGACCCGCACCACGCTGCCGGCAGCTTTCGCGAACTTCTGGCCGTGTCACTTCCGCTGATCATCAGCGCCGGGTCATTGTCGGTGATGAGCGCCGTCGATCGCATCATGCTGGCGGGATATTCCGTCGACGCTCTGGCGGCCGTGACACCGGCGTCGATGCTGCACTGGACCGTGATCTGCGTGCCGATGGGCATGATCCTGTATGCCAACACGTTCATCGCGCAGTTCGACGGAGCAGGGCGGCCCGGCCGCGTCGCCGCTTCCGTCTGGCAGGCCGTCTGGCTGGCGATCATTTCCGGTCTGTTGCTGACGCTGCTGACCCCGTTCACGCACGATGTGCTGTCGCTGACCGGTCATGCCGCGTCGGTCGTCCGTGAAGAATCGAGCTACTTCAATGTTCTGTGCCTGGGAAGTCTGGGCCTGCTGACGTCGGAAGCACTGGGAACCTTTTACAGCGGCCGACGACGAACGAACGTTGTGATGGCGGTAAATGTGCTGGGAGTCGTCATCAACTTCGCACTCGATTACGTCTTCATCTACGGCGTCGGTCCGTTTCCTCAGTTGGGAATCCGGGGAGCCGCGCTGGCAACGGTGCTGGCACGCGTCTCCGGAATCGTGGCGTACCTGATCCTCATCCGCCGAGAGAATCAACGCGCGAAGTTTCCGTTCCCGGAAACCTGGAAACCGGATTCGGGGCTGTTAAGGAAATTCCTGCGGTTCGGTCTTCCCAGCGGGTTGCACTATTTCGTCGACAACAGCGGATTCACCGCCTTCCTGCTGATCGTCGGCACGCTGAACGCTGATGCTTTGGCAGCGACGAATCTGGCGTTCAGCGTCAACGGGCTGATCTTTGTTCCGCTGCTGGGATTCGGCACGGCAGTGCAGACTCTGGTCGGCCACCACATCGGAGCCGGGCTGCAGCCCGCCGCAATCCGGACAACGTGGAACGCCGTTCGAATGGCGCTGGTCTGGACGGGCGGCGCCGGCGTGCTGCTGATTCTGTGTCCGGAAATGAGTCTGAAGCCGTTTCAGTTGTTCGCGCGGGACTCGTCGCCGGAGACGGAATCGCTGAAACAGATCCTGCCGACCGCCGTCCTGCTGCTGCAGTTTGTCGCCGTGTACTCGGTATTCGACGCTCTGGCGGTCGTCTTTTCGTCAGCCCTGCGCGGAGCCGGTGACACGCTGTTTCCCATGCTGCTGACAATGTTCAGCAGTTGGCTGGTGATGACGATTCCGGCATTGCTGGTTGTACAGTCCGAATCCGCCAGCATCACCAAACTGTGGCTGTGCTGCACGGCTCATATCACCACGATGGGTTCGGCCATGCTGCTGAGATTTCTATCCGGCCGCTGGAAGCATATCCAACTGATCGACACAGCCCAGGAACTGCCCTAA
- the floA gene encoding flotillin-like protein FloA (flotillin-like protein involved in membrane lipid rafts), with protein MMLLLGFLVVFGFFMLIFLGMFASVASLWFRAFMSGAVIGPLQMVVMKLKKVNPNVIVDARIMAVQAGLKGVTTNNLESHYLAGGNVPIVVRALVAAEKANIELDWNTASAIDLAGRNVLEAVQTSVKTKVIDCPDATRHGRSTLDGVARDGIQLKARARVTVRTNLGQLIGGATEETVIARVGEGIVSAIGSCETHKEVLANPMLIARTVLNKGLDSHTAYEIVSIDIADIDVGDNVGARLQADQAEADVRIARAKAEERRAQAVAQEQEMRALTQENQAHVVLAEAEIPKAMADAYRGKSAGRVHVIKPAAVTSMQVVPKCHFDECTRGPVGILRVTKLTASCRRQVCVVGPLCKVTA; from the coding sequence ATGATGCTGTTGCTGGGGTTTCTGGTCGTGTTCGGCTTCTTCATGCTGATTTTTCTCGGCATGTTCGCTTCCGTGGCGTCGCTCTGGTTTCGTGCGTTCATGTCGGGTGCCGTGATCGGGCCGCTGCAGATGGTGGTGATGAAGCTGAAAAAGGTGAATCCGAATGTGATCGTGGACGCCCGAATCATGGCCGTCCAGGCGGGTCTGAAGGGAGTCACCACCAACAATCTGGAATCTCACTATCTGGCTGGCGGAAACGTGCCGATCGTGGTGCGAGCACTGGTCGCCGCGGAAAAAGCCAACATCGAACTGGACTGGAACACGGCGTCTGCCATCGACCTGGCCGGTCGCAACGTGCTGGAAGCGGTCCAGACCAGTGTGAAGACCAAGGTCATCGACTGTCCCGATGCGACGCGTCACGGTCGTTCAACGCTGGACGGAGTCGCTCGCGACGGCATCCAGCTAAAGGCGCGAGCCCGCGTGACCGTTCGCACAAACCTGGGCCAGTTGATCGGCGGAGCGACGGAAGAAACCGTGATTGCTCGCGTGGGCGAAGGAATCGTGTCGGCGATCGGATCGTGCGAAACTCATAAGGAAGTGCTGGCGAATCCGATGCTGATCGCCCGGACCGTGCTGAACAAAGGCCTGGATTCGCATACAGCCTACGAGATCGTTTCAATCGATATCGCCGATATCGACGTCGGCGACAACGTGGGCGCGAGACTGCAGGCGGATCAGGCGGAAGCCGACGTTCGGATCGCACGCGCGAAGGCGGAGGAACGACGTGCTCAGGCGGTCGCTCAGGAACAGGAAATGCGAGCCCTGACGCAGGAAAACCAGGCTCACGTTGTGCTGGCGGAAGCGGAGATTCCCAAAGCCATGGCCGACGCCTATCGCGGGAAGTCTGCGGGCCGCGTCCACGTGATTAAACCCGCTGCAGTAACTTCAATGCAAGTCGTGCCGAAGTGTCATTTCGACGAATGCACGCGCGGGCCGGTCGGAATTCTTCGCGTGACAAAGCTGACCGCTTCATGCCGACGGCAAGTTTGTGTTGTCGGTCCGCTGTGCAAAGTCACCGCTTGA
- a CDS encoding 3-oxoacyl-ACP synthase III — protein MRYEHVCLEAAVQTAAPHVVTSAEIEQRLAPVYERLGLPFGRLELMTGIQERRFFDPGTLPGRISVQTAIRAVQQSGIDRRHFGALIHGSVCRDQMEPATAAGVHAGAGLPDGALVMDVSNACLGILNGMLIIADQIELGRIRAGVVVGTETGRGLVEGTIDSLLKDNRLTRQSIKPAFASLTIGSGSAAIVLCHRSLSRSGHRLLGGALLSDTTGHNLCAGGVEAGTHGDDRPRMETDSEALLHAGIALAERTWEQAKQALNWTNADVDRVFTHQVGKQHRNLLMQRLQLDPDLDFPTVERFGNTGAAALPMALAMGLEQQPPTAGTRLALLGIGSGLNSVMLGIECG, from the coding sequence ATGCGTTACGAACATGTGTGCCTTGAAGCGGCCGTGCAGACTGCGGCTCCGCATGTCGTGACATCGGCCGAAATTGAGCAGCGGCTGGCTCCCGTCTATGAACGCCTTGGCCTGCCATTTGGTCGTCTGGAACTGATGACGGGAATCCAGGAACGGCGCTTTTTTGATCCCGGCACACTTCCCGGCCGGATCAGTGTCCAGACCGCTATTCGCGCCGTACAGCAGTCGGGAATTGATCGGCGGCACTTCGGGGCTCTGATTCACGGTTCCGTCTGTCGCGATCAGATGGAGCCCGCTACCGCCGCCGGAGTCCACGCGGGTGCGGGGCTGCCCGACGGCGCGCTGGTGATGGACGTCAGCAACGCGTGCCTGGGGATTCTGAACGGCATGCTGATCATTGCCGATCAGATTGAACTCGGCCGCATCCGGGCGGGAGTCGTCGTTGGTACGGAAACCGGTCGCGGGCTGGTCGAAGGAACCATCGACAGCCTTCTGAAGGACAACCGGCTGACTCGTCAAAGCATCAAGCCGGCATTCGCTTCGCTGACGATTGGATCCGGCTCCGCGGCGATCGTGCTGTGCCATCGCAGCCTCAGCCGATCCGGACACCGGCTGCTTGGCGGTGCTCTTCTTTCAGATACCACCGGTCACAACCTGTGCGCCGGTGGCGTCGAAGCGGGGACTCACGGGGACGACCGTCCGCGGATGGAGACGGATTCCGAAGCTCTGCTGCACGCGGGGATCGCTCTGGCTGAACGGACCTGGGAACAGGCAAAGCAGGCGCTGAACTGGACGAATGCCGACGTCGACCGCGTCTTCACTCATCAGGTCGGCAAACAGCATCGAAATCTGCTGATGCAGAGGCTGCAGCTTGATCCGGACCTGGACTTTCCCACGGTCGAACGATTCGGCAACACGGGCGCAGCGGCGTTACCGATGGCGCTGGCCATGGGACTGGAACAGCAACCGCCGACCGCCGGGACAAGACTGGCTTTGCTGGGAATTGGCAGCGGTCTGAATTCGGTGATGCTGGGCATTGAATGCGGCTGA
- a CDS encoding PQQ-binding-like beta-propeller repeat protein produces the protein MKFRIRMLAVTIVLCPALVQSACAADWRQFRGNDANSVAVGQELPTELSGETIAWKADLPGRGLSAPIIIGDQVILTASSGYDQDRLHVLSFDAETGHQQWDRQFQATGRTVCHEKTSVAAPTPASDGTRVFAFYSSNDLICVDLNGNLQWYRGLGSEYPNASNSLGMASSVIVIDGTVIAQVESDAEAFAIGVDTQSGETKWKIDRPRKANWSSPAILPGSGDQPSLALLQSSAGLAAVDPESGTVVWNFNKGASTMSSATVADGLVIIPSNGLTTLQPDGAGFSELWNAADLSPSTHSPVVADGMTFTVNSAGALSAGDAGSGERLWQMRLRGPFSGTPLASNGHLYFFNESGQAIVVKPTREEGEIVSQLDLEETILSTPAAANNALYIRSDGHLWKFAKP, from the coding sequence ATGAAGTTCAGGATCAGAATGCTTGCCGTGACAATTGTGCTCTGCCCGGCGCTGGTGCAGTCGGCCTGCGCTGCGGACTGGCGGCAGTTTCGCGGTAACGATGCGAACTCCGTTGCCGTCGGCCAGGAACTGCCGACGGAACTGAGCGGCGAAACCATCGCGTGGAAGGCTGATCTTCCCGGTCGGGGTCTTTCCGCGCCGATCATCATCGGCGATCAGGTGATCCTGACGGCAAGTTCCGGATACGACCAGGACCGTCTGCATGTGCTGAGTTTCGATGCCGAAACCGGACACCAGCAGTGGGATCGTCAGTTCCAGGCCACCGGACGGACGGTCTGTCACGAAAAGACATCCGTCGCCGCGCCCACTCCGGCCAGTGACGGGACGCGGGTCTTTGCATTCTACAGCAGCAATGACCTGATCTGTGTCGACCTGAACGGCAACCTGCAGTGGTATCGCGGCCTGGGCAGTGAATATCCCAACGCCAGCAACAGCCTTGGAATGGCGTCGTCTGTGATCGTGATCGACGGCACGGTGATCGCTCAGGTGGAAAGCGATGCCGAAGCATTCGCGATCGGAGTCGATACTCAGTCCGGCGAAACGAAATGGAAGATTGACCGTCCCCGAAAGGCAAACTGGTCGTCACCCGCGATCCTGCCGGGCAGCGGTGACCAACCGTCGCTGGCGCTGCTGCAGTCGTCGGCCGGACTGGCCGCGGTCGATCCGGAATCCGGCACGGTCGTATGGAACTTCAACAAGGGTGCCTCCACCATGTCGTCGGCAACGGTTGCTGACGGACTGGTCATCATCCCGTCGAACGGTCTGACAACACTGCAGCCGGACGGTGCCGGCTTCAGCGAACTCTGGAACGCCGCGGACCTCAGCCCGTCGACGCACAGTCCGGTCGTCGCCGACGGAATGACGTTTACCGTCAACAGTGCCGGAGCGCTTTCCGCCGGAGACGCAGGGTCCGGTGAACGGCTCTGGCAGATGAGACTCCGGGGACCGTTCAGCGGCACTCCCCTGGCATCCAACGGTCACCTGTACTTCTTTAACGAATCGGGTCAGGCCATTGTCGTGAAGCCGACCCGGGAAGAGGGAGAAATCGTTTCACAGCTTGATCTGGAAGAAACGATCCTCAGCACTCCGGCCGCTGCGAACAACGCTCTGTACATCCGCAGCGACGGACATCTCTGGAAATTCGCAAAACCATAG